A DNA window from candidate division WOR-3 bacterium contains the following coding sequences:
- a CDS encoding T9SS type A sorting domain-containing protein, translated as MIKIFSVFLFFQFLGGTLKFLYKSKVNDDTGSAYQSRPFVYYSNIDTTIYVVFEDDRDKDGLKEIYFSKSQDFGRTWSVNKLISPDLNRDDYFPWMSVSPSGKIYVVFQSVKAGVGKVYFTRSSDKGNTFTTPDTLPGVKVYYSTFSNINFGPQPKICIDPKNENRIYVVWADDRTGLIRIRIARSDDGGLSFTDLGEVDKNPTNVNRHPNIAVDDSGFVHIVWARGNSGNNQDPHPDISYNISKDFGNTFLPQDVFVVDNPGFEAYRGQPSITVTSSGDVFVVWEDSRGFPDGEPHIYFAKRIRLDSFSQNIRVDISSGPSNFRPIFFIGPNGKGVCAWHSNLIALDHYSVLMSAFSDTTQSFSKAQLVFEFDTTFTGTTNANFGNAFYPPSLFVDTIKGFTNFFLVWQDLKEDPLGDIYFIRGKVIISLSDLDIHGDTFDAKNDTLFFGEVPSDLYVEKKILIANTDSLFNPDPIDGPSKRSIFNLRADTLILNGPKGGYSKVFVYNKFPDTLRVGEKFEVILRGFIRDESPYGIYYGTIYISGIDRDSAVVEDSIKVIIKGGKAKSDLSEAFVYPNPFKPSEGHSHISFTNLSPNSEIVIFDVNGNKIKELKSDGDGSARWDGNVASGIYIYSITDKNKRKKIGKIAIVR; from the coding sequence AGGGATAAGGATGGATTAAAAGAAATTTATTTTTCTAAATCACAGGATTTTGGAAGAACATGGTCAGTAAATAAGCTGATAAGTCCTGATTTAAATAGAGACGATTATTTCCCCTGGATGAGTGTTTCCCCTTCAGGTAAAATATATGTGGTCTTTCAAAGTGTTAAAGCTGGTGTTGGTAAAGTTTATTTTACAAGATCCTCTGATAAGGGAAATACTTTTACTACACCTGATACCCTTCCTGGTGTAAAGGTATATTACAGCACTTTTTCAAATATTAATTTTGGTCCACAACCCAAAATTTGTATAGACCCAAAAAATGAAAATAGAATCTATGTTGTTTGGGCAGATGACAGAACCGGTTTGATAAGAATAAGAATTGCAAGATCAGATGATGGTGGCTTAAGTTTTACTGATCTTGGAGAAGTTGATAAAAATCCTACAAATGTGAATAGACACCCCAATATTGCAGTTGATGATTCCGGCTTCGTTCATATAGTATGGGCAAGAGGTAATTCTGGAAATAACCAGGATCCTCATCCTGATATAAGTTATAATATTTCAAAAGATTTTGGTAATACTTTTCTTCCTCAAGATGTTTTTGTTGTTGATAATCCGGGATTTGAGGCTTATAGAGGTCAACCCTCAATAACTGTGACAAGTTCTGGTGATGTTTTTGTTGTATGGGAAGACTCAAGGGGCTTTCCAGATGGAGAACCTCATATTTATTTTGCAAAGAGAATTAGATTGGATTCCTTTTCTCAAAATATAAGAGTTGATATTTCCTCCGGTCCGAGTAACTTTAGACCTATTTTCTTTATTGGACCTAATGGGAAAGGTGTTTGTGCCTGGCATTCCAATCTAATTGCTCTTGATCACTATTCTGTTTTAATGAGTGCTTTTTCTGATACAACCCAAAGTTTCAGCAAGGCACAACTTGTTTTTGAGTTTGATACTACATTTACAGGGACAACTAACGCCAATTTCGGTAATGCTTTTTACCCTCCTTCCCTTTTTGTTGATACTATTAAAGGTTTTACTAATTTCTTTCTTGTATGGCAGGATTTAAAGGAAGATCCTCTCGGAGATATTTACTTTATAAGGGGAAAAGTTATTATATCTCTTTCTGATCTTGATATTCATGGTGATACTTTTGATGCAAAAAATGACACCCTTTTTTTTGGTGAAGTTCCTTCAGACCTTTATGTGGAAAAGAAAATTTTAATTGCAAATACAGATTCTCTTTTTAATCCTGACCCCATTGATGGTCCTTCAAAGAGAAGTATATTTAATTTAAGAGCAGATACTCTTATTTTAAATGGTCCTAAAGGTGGATATTCTAAAGTTTTTGTATATAATAAATTTCCAGATACTCTGAGAGTTGGTGAAAAATTTGAGGTTATTTTAAGAGGTTTTATAAGAGATGAAAGTCCTTATGGAATCTATTATGGGACTATTTATATTAGTGGCATAGATAGAGATTCAGCGGTTGTTGAGGACAGTATAAAGGTAATAATTAAAGGTGGAAAAGCAAAGTCTGATCTTTCCGAAGCTTTTGTTTACCCAAATCCTTTTAAGCCTTCAGAGGGTCATTCTCATATAAGTTTTACAAATCTTTCCCCCAATTCAGAAATTGTTATTTTTGATGTTAATGGAAATAAAATAAAGGAACTTAAATCAGATGGAGATGGTTCTGCAAGATGGGATGGAAATGTAGCTTCTGGTATTTATATTTACTCAATAACAGATAAAAACAAAAGAAAAAAAATTGGTAAAATTGCTATAGTGAGGTGA